In Ovis aries strain OAR_USU_Benz2616 breed Rambouillet chromosome 14, ARS-UI_Ramb_v3.0, whole genome shotgun sequence, a single genomic region encodes these proteins:
- the PHLPP2 gene encoding PH domain leucine-rich repeat-containing protein phosphatase 2 isoform X3 has protein sequence MLRFYGEKPCQMDHLDRILLSGIYNVRKGKTQLHKWAERLVVLCGTCLIVSSVKDCQTGKMHILPLVGGKVEEVKRRQYSLAFSSAGAQAQTYLVSFETLAEYQRWQRQASKVVSQRISTVDLSCHSLEEVPEHLFYSQDITYLNLRHNFMQLERPGGLDTFYKFSQLKGLNLSHNKLGSFPVLLCEIPTLTELNLSCNGFQDLPSQIGSLLNLQTLCLDGNFLTTLPEELGNLQQLSSLGISFNNFSQIPEVYEKLTMLDKVFMAGNRVEVLNLGVLNRMSHIKHVDLRMNRLKTMIIENLEGNKYITHMDLRDNQLTDLDLSSFCNLEQLHCERNQLRELTLSGFSLRTLYANSNRLTTVNVYPVPSLLTSLELSRNLLECVPDWACEAKKIEILDVSYNLLTEVPMRILSSLSLRKLMLGHNHVQSLPTLVEHIPLEVLDVQHNLLTRLPDTLFSKALNLRYLNASANSLESLPSACAGEESLSALQLLYLTNNLLTDQCVPVLVGHPHLRILHLANNQLQTFPASKLNKLEQLEELNLSGNKLKTIPTTIANCKRLHTLVAHSNHISIFPEILQLPQIQFVDLSCNDLTEILIPEALPATLQDLDLTGNTNLVLEHKTLDTFSHITTLKIDQKPLPTTDSTVTSTFWSHGLAEMAGQRNKLCVSALAVDNFAEGVGAVYGMFDGDRNEELPRLLQCTMADVLLEEVQQSTNDTVFMANTFLVSHRKLGMAGQKLGSSALLCYIRPDTADPMNSFSLTVANVGTCQAVLCRGGRPVPLSKVFSLEQDPEEAQRVKDQKAIITEDNKVNGVTCCTRLLGCTYLYPWILPKPHISSTPLTIQDELLILGNKALWEHLSYTEAVNAVRHVQDPLAAAKKLCTLAQSYGCQDNVGAMVVYLNIGEEGCTCEMNGLTLPGPMGFASTAIIKDPPKPTTPSSSSGIASEFSSEMSTSEVSSEVGSTASDEHNTVGLDAGLLPRPERRCSLHPAPTSGVFQRQPSCATFSSNQSDNGLDSDDDQPVEGVMTNGSKVEVEVDIHCCRGRDLENSPTLPENSPAPCPEDRARGSLFGIRRQNSVNSGILLPVSKDRTELQKSPSTSCLYGKKLSNGSIVPLEDSLNLIEVATEAPKKKTGYFAAPTQLEPEDQFVIPHDLEEEVKEQMKHHQESRHEPEPSEEDRTELPEEFDTAL, from the exons aaaagcCATGCCAGATGGATCATCTGGATCGAATCCTTCTGTCTGGCATCTATAATGTACGCAAGGGAAAGACCCAGCTGCATAAGTGGGCTGAACGCCTGGTTGTTCTCTGTGGCACCTGCCTCATCGTGTCCTCAGTGAAGGATTGTCAGACCGGGAAAATGCACATATTGCCTCTGGTTGGGGGAAAG GTAGAAGAAGTGAAGCGACGTCAGTACTCCCTCGCATTCAGCTCAGCTGGAGCCCAAGCGCAGACCTATCTTGTCAGCTTTGAGACTTTGGCTGAGTACCAGAGGTGGCAGCGGCAAGCTTCCAAG GTGGTGTCCCAGCGCATCAGTACCGTCGACCTCTCGTGTCACAGCCTTGAGGAGGTTCCTGAGCATCTCTTCTACAGTCAAGATATCACCTACCTCAACTTGCGACACAACTTCATGCAGTTAGAAAGACCAGGGGGCCTTGACACTTTCTACAA ATTTTCTCAGCTGAAGGGCCTGAACTTGTCCCATAATAAGCTTGGGTCATTTCCTGTATTGTTATGTGAAATTCCTACCCTGACTGAGCTCAACCTTTCCTGTAATGGATTCCAGGACCTGCCGAGTCAGATTGGCAGTCTGCTGAA TCTTCAGACTCTCTGTCTTGATGGCAACTTCCTGACTACTTTACCTGAAGAACTGGGAAATCTACAACAGCTGTCCTCCCTGGGAATTTCCTTCAACAACTTTAGTCAAATTCCCGAGGTTTATGAGAAACTCACTATGTTAGATAAAGTGTTTATGGCCGGAAACCGAGTGGAAGTGCTAAACCTGGGGGTGCTGAACCGGATGAGCCATATCAAACATGTGGATTTGAG GATGAACCGTCTAAAAACCATGATTATTGAGAATCTGGAGGGAAATAAATACATCACCCACATGGATTTGCGGGACAATCAGCTGACTGACTTAGATCTTAGCTCCTTTTGCAACTTGGAGCAGCTGCATTGTGAGCGGAACCAGCTGAGGGAGCTGACGCTCAGTGGCTTCTCGCTTCGAACTCTCTACGCGAATTCGAACA GATTGACAACAGTGAATGTCTATCCAGTACCCAGTCTGCTCACATCTCTAGAACTCTCCCG AAACCTGCTAGAGTGTGTCCCTGACTGGGCCTGTGAAGCAAAGAAGATAGAAATATTAGATGTGAGCTATAATCTCCTGACAGAGGTTCCCATGAG AATCCTTAGTAGCTTGAGTCTTAGGAAACTAATGCTGGGACACAATCATGTGCAGAGCCTTCCCACGCTGGTGGAGCACATCCCTCTGGAGGTGTTGGATGTCCAGCATAATCTGCTCACCAGGCTGCCAGATACTCTCTTCTCTAAGGCCTTAAA TCTCAGATACTTGAATGCATCCGCAAATAGTCTGGAGTCTCTGCCATCTGcctgtgctggggaggagagtctGAGTGCGCTACAGCTGCTCTACCTGACCAACAACCTCCTGACAGATCAGTGTGTGCCCGTCCTGGTGGGGCATCCGCACCTGCGCATCCTGCATCTTGCAAACAACCAGCTACAGACATTTCCTGCAAG CAAACTAAATAAATTGGAGCAGTTGGAAGAACTCAACCTAAGTGGTAACAAGCTTAAAACCATCCCCACGACCATTGCGAACTGCAAAAGGCTGCACACTCTGGTGGCCCACTCCAACCACATTAGTATTTTTCCGGAAATACTGCAGTTGCCTCAGATCCAG tttgTAGACCTAAGTTGCAATGACTTGACCGAAATCCTGATTCCAGAGGCTCTGCCTGCTACTTTACAAGACCTGGACCTGACTGGAAATACAAATCTGGTTCTGGAACACAAGACACTGGACACATTTAG CCATATCACCACCCTGAAAATTGATCAGAAACCTTTGCCAACTACTGATTCTACAGTTACATCAACCTTTTGGAGCCACGGACTGGCTGAGATGGCAGGGCAGAGAAATAA GTTATGTGTGTCTGCTCTAGCTGTGGATAACTTTGCAGAGGGGGTGGGAGCTGTGTATGGCATGTTTGACGGTGACCGGAACGAGGAGCTCCCtcgccttctccagtgcaccatGGCTGATGTGCTTCTGGAAGAGGTGCAGCAGTCAACAAATGACACAGTTTTCATGGCTAATACCTTCTTGGTATCTCACAG GAAATTAGGAATGGCTGGCCAGAAACTAGGCTCTTCGGCTCTCCTTTGTTACATCCGTCCTGACACTGCCGATCCAATGAATAGCTTTAGCTTGACTGTGGCTAATGTTGGCACATGCCAAGCAGTCCTGTGTCGAGGTGGGAGGCCAGTGCCACTCTCTAAAGTCTTCAGCCTGGAACAGGATCCAGAggaggctcagagggtgaagGACCAAAAAGCCATCATAACAGAG GACAACAAAGTGAATGGGGTGACCTGCTGTACCCGGCTTCTGGGCTGTACATACCTCTACCCTTGGATCCTTCCCAAGCCCCACATATCTTCCACTCCACTCACCATTCAGGATGAGCTGCTAATTCTGGGAAACAAAGCATTGTGGGAACACTTGTCATATACAGAAGCAGTCAACGCAGTACGCCATGTGCAAGACCCATTAGCAGCTGCCAAGAAGCTGTGCACATTAGCCCAGAGCTATGGTTGTCAGGACAATGTGGGGGCGATGGTGGTTTATTTGAACATTGGTGAGGAAGGCTGTACTTGTGAAATGAATGGGCTCACGCTCCCAGGTCCTATGGGTTTTGCTTCAACTGCCATCATCAAGGACCCACCCAAGCCGACCACTCCTTCCTCCAGTAGTGGTATTGCCTCTGAGTTCAGTAGCGAGATGTCCACTTCAGAGGTGAGCAGCGAGGTGGGGTCTACTGCTTCTGATGAACATAACACTGTTGGCCTGGATGCTGGCTTGCTTCCGAGGCCAGAGAGGCGATGCAGCCTCCACCCGGCACCTACTTCGGGGGTGTTCCAACGCCAGCCCTCTTGTGCGACTTTCTCGAGTAACCAGTCTGACAATGGCCTGGACAGTGATGATGATCAGCCGGTAGAAGGGGTCATGACAAACGGCAGCAAGGTGGAAGTAGAAGTAGATATCCACTGCTGTCGGGGGAGGGATCTTGAGAACTCGCCTACCCTTCCAGAGAATTCTCCTGCCCCGTGCCCCGAGGACCGTGCTAGAGGATCGTTATTTGGGATCCGAAGACAGAACAGTGTGAACAGTGGCATCCTCCTGCCAGTGAGCAAAGACCGGACGGAGTTACAGAAGTCTCcctctacttcctgtctctatggaAAGAAGCTCTCCAATGGCTCTATCGTACCCCTGGAAGACAGCCTGAACCTCATCGAGGTGGCCACTGAAGCACCCAAGAAGAAAACCGGCTATTTTGCTGCCCCCACTCAGCTGGAGCCAGAGGACCAGTTTGTCATACCTCATGACCTAGAAGAAGAAGTGAAGGAACAAATGAAACACCACCAGGAAAGCAGGCACGAGCCTGAGCCCAGTGAAGAGGATCGGACCGAGCTCCCGGAGGAGTTTGACACGGCTCTGTAG